One genomic window of Misgurnus anguillicaudatus chromosome 12, ASM2758022v2, whole genome shotgun sequence includes the following:
- the LOC129446305 gene encoding placenta-specific gene 8 protein-like, whose translation MEVTTQPKAYAPKDFQSGLLSCCDDIGVCCCGLFCLPCLGCSIASDMNECCACGLGMPIRSVYRTRYNVPGSMCNDCVVNYFCACCASCQLKRDIKIRKRNGEF comes from the exons ATGGAGGTGACAACTCAACCCAAAGCATATGCCCCTAAAGATTTTCAGAGTGGGTTATTAAGCTGTTGTGATGATATTGGCGTAT GTTGTTGTGGTTTGTTCTGCCTGCCTTGCTTGGGTTGCTCCATTGCTAGCGACATGAACGAATGCTGCGCGTGTGGTTTGGGGATGCCAATCCGAAGTGTTTACAGGACAAGATACAACG tCCCGGGATCCATGTGTAATGACTGTGTGGTCAACTACTTCTGCGCTTGTTGTGCATCCTGCCAGCTGAAGAGAGATATTAAAATAAGGAAGCGTAACGGGGAATTCTAA
- the LOC129447299 gene encoding placenta-specific gene 8 protein, translating into MEITTQPKAFAPKDFQTGLLSCCDDISICCCGLFCLPCLGCSIASDMNECCACGLGMPIRSVYRTRYNVPGSMCKDFLVNYFCMTCAACQLKRDIKIRKRTGEF; encoded by the exons ATGGAGATTACAACTCAACCAAAAGCATTTGCTCCTAAAGACTTTCAGACTGGGTTGTTAAGCTGTTGTGATGATATCAGCATAT GTTGTTGTGGCTTGTTCTGCCTGCCGTGCTTGGGTTGCTCTATTGCTAGTGACATGAACGAATGCTGCGCGTGTGGTTTGGGGATGCCCATCCGAAGTGTTTACAGAACAAGATACAACGTCCCG GGATCCATGTGTAAAGACTTTCTTGTCAACTACTTCTGCATGACCTGTGCTGCCTGTCAGCTGAAGAGGGATATTAAAATAAGGAAGCGTACCGGGGAATTCTGA
- the trim23 gene encoding E3 ubiquitin-protein ligase TRIM23: MAASVGVNKQTSAVSMEPCVRHGRATGSNAVKVLECGVCEDVFSLQGDKVPRLLLCGHTVCHDCLTRLPLHGRAVRCPFDRQVTELGDSGVWGLKKNFALLELLERLQNGATNQSGMSEDALRDMGECIIRCDEDESHTASMYCTVCATHLCAECSQLTHSTRTLAKHRRVPLADKPHEKMLCPQHQVHAIEFVCLEDGCQPGPLMCCVCKEYGKHQGHKHAVLEAEANQIRASILDMAHCIRTFTEEVSDYSRKLVGIVQHIEGGEQIVEDSMGMSHTEHVPGTAESARSCVRAYFADLHETLCRQEEMALSVVDAHVRERLIWLRQQQEDMTILLSQVSTACLHCERTLQQDDCRVVLAKQEINRLLETLQKQQQQFTELADHIQLDAGIPVTFTKDNRVHIGPKMEIRVVTLGLDGAGKTTILFKLKQDEFMQPIPTIGFNVETVEYKNLKFTIWDVGGKHKLRPLWKHYYLNTQAVVFVIDSCHRDRLMESHSELAKLLTEKELRDALLLIFANKQDVPGAVSVEEMTELLSLHKLCCGRSWHIQGCDARSGMGLHEGLDWLSRQLVAAGVLDVA; encoded by the exons ATGGCCGCCTCTGTGGGTGTAAATAAACAGACGAGCGCCGTATCGATGGAGCCGTGTGTTAGACATGGCCGGGCTACCGGCAGTAATGCGGTAAAG GTGTTGGAGTGCGGCGTATGTGAAGATGTGTTTTCACTACAAGGTGATAAAGTACCGCGGCTGCTGCTGTGCGGACACACCGTGTGTCATGACTGTTTGACCCGACTGCCTCTTCATGGCCGGGCGGTGCGTTGCCCGTTTGACAGACAGGTCACTGAGCTGG GTGATTCGGGCGTTTGGGGCTTAAAGAAGAACTTTGCTCTACTGGAGTTGCTTGAACGGCTACAGAACGGTGCCACTAATCAGTCGGGCATGTCGGAGGACGCCCTTCGAGACATGGGAGAG TGCATAATCCGCTGTGATGAAGATGAGAGTCATACCGCCTCCATGTACTGCACTGTGTGTGCCACGCACCTGTGTGCCGAGTGCTCTCAGCTCACCCACTCCACCCGCACGCTGGCCAAACACCGTCGTGTACCCCTGGCAGACAAGCCTCATGAGAAGATGCTCTGCCCACAGCACCAGGTGCATGCCATTGAGTTTGTCTGCCTGGAGGATGGATGCCAGCCAGGGCCGCTCATGTGCTGTGTGTGCAAGGAGTATGGAAAACATCAAGGGCATAAG CATGCCGTTCTAGAGGCCGAAGCCAACCAGATCCGAGCCTCCATCCTAGACATGGCACACTGCATCCGTACGTTCACAGAGGAAGTCTCCGACTACTCCAGGAAGCTGGTGGGCATCGTGCAGCATATTGAAGGAGGAGAGCAGATCGTAGAAGACAGCATGGGCATGTCCCACACTGAACAT GTGCCAGGAACAGCGGAAAGTGCCCGATCCTGTGTCCGTGCCTACTTTGCCGATCTGCACGAGACTCTGTGCCGCCAGGAAGAAATGGCTCTAAGTGTTGTGGATGCTCATGTTCGTGAGAGGCTAATCTGGCTTCGACAACAGCAGGAGGACATGACCATCTTACTGTCGCAGGTGTCTACAGCCTGTCTGCACTGCGAGAGGACACTGCAACAG GATGATTGCAGGGTGGTTTTGGCAAAGCAGGAGATCAACAGGCTACTAGAGACACTACAGAAACAACAGCAGCAGTTTACAGAACTAGCCGATCACATTCAACTGGATGCAGGCATCCCTGTTACTTTCACAAAG GATAACCGTGTACACATCGGCCCAAAGATGGAGATCCGGGTTGTCACTCTGGGCTTAGATGGGGCTGGCAAAACAACTATTCTCTTTAAACTGAAGCAAGATGAGTTTATGCAGCCCATACCAACCATAG gtTTCAATGTAGAAACCGTTGAATACAAGAATCTGAAGTTCACCATTTGGGATGTGGGTGGCAAGCATAAACTCCGGCCACTGTGGAAACACTACTATCTCAACACACAAG CGGTGGTgtttgtgattgacagctgtcaTAGAGATCGGCTGATGGAGTCTCACAGCGAGCTGGCCAAGCTGCTAACAGAGAAAGAGCTCAGGGATGCTCTGCTGCTCATCTTCGCCAACAAACAG GACGTCCCCGGTGCCGTGTCCGTAGAGGAGATGACTGAACTCCTGAGCTTACACAAACTGTGCTGCGGCCGCAGCTGGCACATCCAGGGCTGCGACGCCCGCAGCGGCATGGGTCTGCACGAGGGGCTGGACTGGCTCTCGCGCCAGCTGGTGGCCGCTGGGGTTTTGGATGTGGCCTGA